In Corallococcus caeni, a single genomic region encodes these proteins:
- a CDS encoding condensation domain-containing protein: LTGWQLLMARYSGQEDVTVGSPMAGRTRGEVEGLIGLFVNAQVLRTRVAGRDSFRTLLRQVRETVLGAQEHQELPIERLVEELKPERIPGRTPFFQVMLTYQASFRGAASVEGVKLEAMELDTFSAKFDLTLQVLESDAGLKGYLEYTTDLFT; encoded by the coding sequence CTGACGGGCTGGCAGCTGCTGATGGCCCGCTACTCCGGCCAGGAGGACGTCACCGTCGGCTCTCCCATGGCGGGCCGCACGCGTGGAGAGGTGGAAGGCCTCATCGGCCTCTTCGTCAACGCCCAGGTGCTTCGCACGCGCGTGGCGGGCCGCGACTCCTTCCGCACGCTGCTGCGCCAGGTGCGCGAGACGGTGCTCGGCGCCCAGGAACACCAGGAGCTTCCCATCGAGCGTCTCGTGGAGGAGTTGAAGCCCGAGCGCATCCCGGGACGCACGCCCTTCTTCCAGGTGATGCTCACCTACCAGGCCTCCTTCCGCGGCGCGGCCTCCGTCGAGGGCGTGAAGCTGGAGGCGATGGAGCTCGACACCTTCTCCGCCAAGTTCGACTTGACGCTTCAGGTGCTGGAGTCGGACGCGGGCCTCAAGGGCTACCTCGAATACACCACCGACCTCTTCACC